GCAGGGCGTCGGCGACGCCGAGGTCCGGGTTCGGGAGGCCGTACGCGACGAGGTTCGACGCGTCCTCTCCCCCGGCGAGCATCGCGGCGATGTTCGGCTCGTTGATCGTGCAGACGTAGCGCACGCCGTCCTGGACCACGGGCAGCGCGGCCTCGGTGTAGCGGGCGAACAGGTCGGCCGCGTCGGGTGCGCGCCAGAAGCCGTCGCGCTCGAACCAGCGCGGGACGGTGAAGTGCATGAGCGTGACGATGGGTTCGATGCCGAACTCGTGGCAGGTCTCGACCATGCGGCGGTAGTGGTCGATCTCCGCACGGGAGACGAAGCCGCGCTCCGGCTCGATGCGCGCCCACTCGATGCTGAACCGGTAGGAGCTCAGGCCGAGGTCGGCGGCGATCCGGATGTCGTCGCGGTAGCGGTGGTAGCTGTCCGCGGCGTCGCCGGAGGGCTCGACGATGGTGGTGTCGGGTTCGTGCTCGTGGACCCACCAGTTGCTGTTGACGTTGTTGCCCTCGATCTGGTGGGCGGCGGTGGCGGCACCCCAGAGGAAGCCGTCGGGGAACTGCAGCGTGGTGATGATGGTGCCTTTCAGTGCGTGCTCGGGTCAGTGCGTGCTCAGGAAGCGGTCGAAGACGGCGAGCGTCGCCGCCGGGTTCTCGACCTGCGGGCCGTGGTAGCTCTCGGGGATGACCTCGTAGGCGGCGCCGGTGTCCTCCGCCATCTGCCGCTGCCACGGGATCGGCCAGGCACCGTCCCACTCGCCGTGGGTCACGAGCACCGGGAGGCCGGTCGCGCGGAGCTCGGCGGAGGCGTCGGTGTGGTCCTCGAGGATGTGGCCACCGGCGACGACGCTCGCGGGGTCGTGTGCGTCGAACCGGTCGCGGACGAAGCGCGGGTCGTCGGGGAGCTCCTCGTCGGGGCGGTAGGCCCAGAGCGGGTTCGTCGAGTCGAACAGCTGGCGGAGGTTCCCGCCGGTGTCGTGCAGGATCGTGAGCTCGGTGACCTTGCGGTAGGGCCAGCCGTACGGTCCGGAGCAGAACTGGACGACGTCACGGAACGAGTCCGGCGAAGCGATGGCGGCCTCGCGGACGATCACACCGCCGAGCGAGTGTCCGATGAGGTGCACGGGAGCGCCGTCGTCGAGCAGCCGAGCGACCCGGACGACGTCGGCGGCTTCCTCCTGCAGCGTGTACCCGGACGGCGACGCCGCCCGCGCCGAGTCGGCCTGCCCACGTCGGGTGATCGCGACCGCGGTCCAGCCGGCGTCACCCAGGAGCGGCATGAACGTCCGCCAGTCCTCCTTCGACCCCGTGTACCCGGGGACGATCAACACGACACCCTTCGATCGCCCGGTCGGCACGACGCGGTAGGCGGTGAGCCGCCCGACGGGGAGGTCGATGCCGACGACGTCGACGCCGTCCGGGGTGGGGAGGTGCCCGAACGCGGGGACGGTCGGGAAGTCGTGGAGCGTGGTCATGCCAGCAGTGCCCTTCGAGGGTTCGGCACCGCGTCGAGCAGCGCCACCGTGTACGGGTCCTGCGGGTCCTGCAGCACCGCGGCCGTGCGGCCCCGTTCGACCACGGCACCGTCGTGCAGCACCATGATGTCGTCCGTGATGAGCCGCGCGCTCAGCAGGTCGTGCGTGATGTAGAGGAGCGAGACGCCCCACTGCTCGCGCAGGTCCTCGAGGAGCGCGAGCACCCCGGCACGGAGCGTGACGTCGAGCATCGAGACGGGCTCGTCGGCGATGATGACCTGCGGGTCGGACGCCAGTGCCCGGGCGATGACGACACGCTGGCGCTGCCCGCCGGAGAGCTGGTGCGGGAGCTTCTGCGCGAACTGCTCGACGGGCGTCAGTCCCACGGTCTCGAGCAGCTCGAGCATCCGTCGCCTCGCGTCACGGCCGCGGAGTCCGGTGTAGTTCGCGATCGGCCGGGACAGGATGTACTCCACCGTGTGCAGCGGGTTGAGCGCCGCGTACGGGTCCTGGAACACCATCTGCACCTCGGAGCGGAGGTCCTTCAGCCCGCGTCGCCCGAGCTTCGCGACGTCCGTGTCGCCGAACCGGACGGTGCCCGTGGTCGGCTTCTCGACGCCGGTCAGCATCTTCGCGATCGTGGACTTGCCGGAGCCGGACTGGCCGACGAGGGCGAGCGACTGCCCGGGCTCGAGCGTGAACGAGACGTCGCGAACGGCCTGGACGGGCTGCTCGCCACGGCGGGGCGCCGGGTACGTCTTGACGAGGTGGTCGACGACGATCGGGTTGCGCGCGGCGCTGCGCTCGCGGGAGCCGACCGTGCTGAACGACGACGTCGTCTCCTGGCGGGTGGCCGAGGGATCGCGCTGCGACCGGTCCGGGAACCCCGGGAGCGAGACGACCTCGGCACGCGGGTCGGCGTAGTGCGACAGCAGCATCTTCGTGTACTCGTCCTGCGGGTCGCGCAGGATCTCCGTCGAACCGCCGTCCTCGACGATGCGGCCCTCGTGCATGACGAGCACACGCTCGGTGGCCTCGAGGACGATGCCGAGGTCGTGGCTGATGAGGATCGCTGTGAACCCCTCGGACCGCTGCAGCTCGATGATCGTGTCCATCACGGCGTGCTGGACGAGGACGTCGAGCGCCGTGGTCGGCTCGTCGAACACCATGAGCCGCGGTTCGAGCGACAGCGCGAGGGCGATCGACACGCGCTGCCGCATGCCGCCGGAGAGCTCCCCGGGGTAGCGGGCGAGCATCGTGGCGGGGAGCTTCACCTTGTCGATGAGCTCCCGCATCCGGGCGTCCCACCGCTCGCGCGGCACGTGCCCGTGCGCCTTGAACACGTCGATGAAGTGGTTGCGGATCGTCCGCACCGGGTTGAGCGCGTTCATGCCCGACTGCAGCACCATCGCGAACCCGCCCTGCCGCTGCTGGCGGAGCGCTTCGTCGTCGAGGTCGCGGATGTCCGACCCGGCGAAGAAGATGTTGCCGCCGTTGGTGCGCGCTGGAGGCTTTTGCAGCCGCGTCAGCGCGTACCCGAGGGTCGACTTGCCGGAGCCGGACTCCCCCACGAGGCCGACGAACTCGCCCTTCCGCAGGGAGAACGACACGTGGTCGACGGCCTGGACGGCCTCCTGGCCGGTGGACTCGTAGACGACCGACAGATCGCGGACGTCCAGCAGGACGTCACCAGCGTCGGGACCTTCGGACTGGAGGCGCGTGGCGGCGCCGCCACGGGCCTCCCGGCCGTCTGCTGCGTGCGTGGGTGCGCCGCTCATGCGGTGGCCTCCTTGCGCTTGCGGCGCGCGCCTTCGCGCAGCCGCGGGTTGGACACGGCGTCGACGCCGAAGTTGATCAGGGTCAGGCTCATCGCCAGGAGGGCGATGCAGAGACCGGGGGCGAACAGCAGGATCCACTGACCGGTGAGCAGCGCGTTCGAGTTCTGCGCCCAGTAGAGGATCGTGCCCCAGCTGACGATCGACGAGTCACCGAGCCCGAGGAACTCGAGGCCCGCCTCGGCGAGGATCGCGCTCGTCGCCGCACCGAAGAACGAGCCGACGATGAGGCTCGTCATGTTCGGGAGGATCTCGCGGAACACGATGCGGGTGGCGCCGTCGCCGGAGAACTGCGCGGCCGTCACGAAGTCACGGCTGCGGAGCGACTGCGTCTGGCTCCGGAGGACCCGAGCGCCCCAGGCCCAGCCGGTGACCACGATCACGGCGATGATCACCGCGATGCCGCCGTTCTGCAGGTACGCGGCGATGACGATCATGAGCGGCAGGCCGGGGATGACGAGGAAGAGGTTCACGATGAACCCGATGACCTCGGCGACCCAGCCGCGGATGTAACCCCAGCTCAGTCCGATGGCGACGGCCACGAGCGTGGAGAGGAAGCCCGCGACCGCACCGACGAGCACGGAGACCCGGGCGCCGTAGATGAGCTGGGAGAGGACGTCCTCGCCGGCGGCGGTGGTGCCCATCCAGTGTGCCCAGGTGGCGTCGGCGCTGCGGGCGAAGCCGTTCTGGCTCGCGCCGTAGGGGGCGAGGAGCGGGGCGGCGATGGCCACGACGACGAACACGGCGAGGATGATGATGCCGATGCGGGCCTTGGTGTTGCTCCACACGACGCCGAACTGGCGGGCGGCGGCGAGCCACTTGGACGGGGCTGCTGGTTCGTGCTGCGTGCGTACTGCGACCGTGGTGTCCGGTGCTTTGGTCTGGGTCATCGGCGCGTCCTCGGGTCCAGGACGCCGTAGAGGACGTCCACGATGAAGTTGGCGATGAGCACCGACACGGTGATCATCAGGAAGAGGGCCTGCATGAGCGGGTAGTCCTGCCCGATCACGGCGTTGAACAGCAGGTAGCCGATGCCCGGGTACCCGAACACCTGCTCCACGAGCACGGACCCGCCGACGACACCGCCGAGCGCGAGGCCGAAGCCGGTGAGGTTCGGCAGGATCGCGTTCCGGGCTGCGTACCGGACGGCGACCGTTCGGCCGCGGAGCCCGTTGGCCTCGGCGAAGGTGACGTAGTCGTCGCCGAGCGTGTTGATCATCGCGTTGCGCATGCCGATGATCCAGCCGCCGAGGCTCGTCACGAGGATCGTGATCGCCGGGAGCATCGCGTGCTGCAGGGCGTCCCCGATGAACTGTCCGCTGAAGCCCGGCGTGGTCGTGGCCGAGTAGGCCCCGGTCGTCGGGAACCAGTGCAGGACGTAGCCGAGGAAGAACAGCAGCAGGAGCGCGGTCCAGAAGTACGGGAACGTCGACATGAAGCTGCCGGACAGGGTCGGCAGGGAGTCGAGCCAGGTGCCGCGCTTCCACGCCGCCCCGACGCCGATGAGGGTGCCGAGCACGAACGCGATGATCGTGACGAGCCCGACGAGCACCAGCGTGTACGGCAGCGCCTGCGCCACGAGGTCGCCGACGGGCTGGGGGTAGAACGTGTAGCTCGTGCCGAAGTCGAGGGTGACGACCTGGTGCAGGTAGCTGACGTACTGGTCCCAGAGGTTGCCGCTCGGGACGCCGAGCTGCGCCTCGATCGCCTTCTTCGTGGCGTCGGTGACGGGGCCGTTCTGGCTGAGCTTCGCGAGTGCGGCGTCGGTCGGGCTGCCCGGCATGAGCCGAGGGAGCACGAAGTTCAGCGTGACCGCGGCCCAGAGGGTCAGGACGAACAGGACGAGTTTCTGGAGGAGGTACTTCACTTCGCTTCCTCCTGTTCCTCGAGGATCTGGCGGCCTGCGGCACTGTCGCGGAGCCGCAGTTTCGAGAAGATCAGCAGCGGTGCGGAGTCGTAGTTCTGCGGTGCCATGTACGGGTCCTCCGCGCTCGGCCACCCGACGAACTTGTTCGTGTTGAACAGACCCCAGAGGCCGCCGTAGTACATGCCGATGACCGGGACGTCGTCGTAGACGATGTTCTGCAGCTGGTGCAGGATGGCCCGCTGCCGGGACTCGTCCGTCGTCGCCTTGTACTCGTCGAGGAGCGCCTGGGTGTCGGCGTTCCGGTACCGCTCGAAGTTGTTCACCGTCGACTTGCCGACGGGCTGGTAGAAGTCGCTCGACAGCAGCGAGTTGAAGGCCTGGTAGACGTCACCGTTGCCCATCCCGCCCATGGCCATGTCGAACTTTCCGTTGTTGAGGTTGGCCTGGTAGCCGGCGGGCTGCGGCGCCTGGAGGGACACCTTGATGCCGATCGCGGTGAGGTCGCGCTGCACCTGCTGGGCCGCGCGGAGCCAGTCGGAGTAGCCGTTCGCGGTCATGATCGTGATGGTCAGCTGCTTGCCGTCCTTCACGAGCTTGCCGCCCTGCTGCGTCCAGCCGGACTTCGCGAACTCCTGCAGCGACCGCTTCGTGTCCTGCGTGATCATCCCCTTGTCCGGGATGGACGGGTCGAGGTACTGCTCCTGGTTCGGCAGGATCAGGCCCGTCTGACCGGCGGCCGTCAGGTTGCCCTCGGTCGCGGTCTCGGCGATGTCCTGCCGGTCGAGCGCGTACGAGATGCCCTTGCGGACGTTGACGTCGTTGTACGGCGCCTTCGTGAGGTTCGGCACGAGGCCGATGACACCGCCGGCCGGGAACCACCACGTGTTGGTCTTCGACGCAGCACCCCACGTGCCCTTGACGTCCGAGATGAACGAGTACGCCCAGTCGTAGCCACGCGTGACGGTGTCGAGCTGGGTGTTCGTGGCTGGGAGGATGAGGTGCTTGATGGCGATCTTGTCGGCCTGCCAGTACCGGGGGTTCTTGTCCATCGAGTACTGCTGGTCGGTGTAGTTGCCGAGCACGAACGGCCCGGTGCCGACGGGGTTCGGGTCGCGCCACGTGGTCGGGTCCTTGACCTTCCCCCAGTGCTGCTCGCCGAGGATGTACGTCGCGCCGATGATGTTGAGGCTCGGCACGTCGTCGCTCTTGAGGTGGAAGACGACGTGGTCGCCGTCCTGCTCGATGCGGTCGATGTGCTGCCAGGCGCCCTTGATGTCCATCGCGGGGAACTTCTTGAGCAGGTCGAACGTGAAGACGACGTCCTTCGCGCTGAAGGGATCGCCGTTCGACCACTCGACGCCCTGCCGGATGGTCATGTCGATCGTGCGCGCGTCCGGCTGGGTCCAGCTGCTCGCGAGCCAGGGCGTGCCCTTGCCGTCGAGCGGGTTGACCTCGATCAGCGGCTCGTACATCCACTTGCTCGCGGTGCGGGCGTTCGAGATGTACGGGTTGAAGTTGCGGTCGAACAGCGGGTTGCCGTGGTCGGCGTTGATGAGCATCGTGTCCTTGCCGATGCTCGGGTCCGGCTGGGAGCGGACCTGGATGCTGCAGCCGCTCGCCGCGAGGGCCACGACGGCGATGCCGGCCAGGGCGGCGAGGAGACGGCCGCGCCGGCGGGGACGGGCGGGGCCGGTGGCACGGGTGCCGCGGGCTGCGCGCGGAGCGGCCGTCTGTGGGCCTGCTGGTTCGCGCATGCCTGGCTCGCGCATGCGCTGTGGGGGAAGCGTCATTGCTCGGTCGACCTCCGTGTCGATTGGGTACCGCACCAATGTATGCGCTTACATCGCGGCGTGCAACCACCGGTCCTGATCGGCGGGGTGCAACACGGCGTCCGGTGCCGTCAGGCGTCGAGGACCGGCGGGCAGCTCTCGCGGAGCAGCACCTCGACCGGCAGGCGCACGGCACGCGGGGGCCCGTCGGGGCGGGCGAGCCGCTCGACGATCGCCCGCACGGCGGCACGCCCGAGCTCCCCCATCGGCTGGTGCACGGTCGTGAGGCGCGGCTGCGAGAAGCGACCAGCGTCGATGCCGTCGAACCCGGTGACGACGACGTCCTCCGGCACCCGGATGCCGAGGGCCGCAGCGGCGTCGAGCGTGCCG
This is a stretch of genomic DNA from Curtobacterium sp. 458. It encodes these proteins:
- a CDS encoding alpha/beta hydrolase; this translates as MTTLHDFPTVPAFGHLPTPDGVDVVGIDLPVGRLTAYRVVPTGRSKGVVLIVPGYTGSKEDWRTFMPLLGDAGWTAVAITRRGQADSARAASPSGYTLQEEAADVVRVARLLDDGAPVHLIGHSLGGVIVREAAIASPDSFRDVVQFCSGPYGWPYRKVTELTILHDTGGNLRQLFDSTNPLWAYRPDEELPDDPRFVRDRFDAHDPASVVAGGHILEDHTDASAELRATGLPVLVTHGEWDGAWPIPWQRQMAEDTGAAYEVIPESYHGPQVENPAATLAVFDRFLSTH
- a CDS encoding ABC transporter ATP-binding protein gives rise to the protein MSGAPTHAADGREARGGAATRLQSEGPDAGDVLLDVRDLSVVYESTGQEAVQAVDHVSFSLRKGEFVGLVGESGSGKSTLGYALTRLQKPPARTNGGNIFFAGSDIRDLDDEALRQQRQGGFAMVLQSGMNALNPVRTIRNHFIDVFKAHGHVPRERWDARMRELIDKVKLPATMLARYPGELSGGMRQRVSIALALSLEPRLMVFDEPTTALDVLVQHAVMDTIIELQRSEGFTAILISHDLGIVLEATERVLVMHEGRIVEDGGSTEILRDPQDEYTKMLLSHYADPRAEVVSLPGFPDRSQRDPSATRQETTSSFSTVGSRERSAARNPIVVDHLVKTYPAPRRGEQPVQAVRDVSFTLEPGQSLALVGQSGSGKSTIAKMLTGVEKPTTGTVRFGDTDVAKLGRRGLKDLRSEVQMVFQDPYAALNPLHTVEYILSRPIANYTGLRGRDARRRMLELLETVGLTPVEQFAQKLPHQLSGGQRQRVVIARALASDPQVIIADEPVSMLDVTLRAGVLALLEDLREQWGVSLLYITHDLLSARLITDDIMVLHDGAVVERGRTAAVLQDPQDPYTVALLDAVPNPRRALLA
- a CDS encoding ABC transporter permease is translated as MTQTKAPDTTVAVRTQHEPAAPSKWLAAARQFGVVWSNTKARIGIIILAVFVVVAIAAPLLAPYGASQNGFARSADATWAHWMGTTAAGEDVLSQLIYGARVSVLVGAVAGFLSTLVAVAIGLSWGYIRGWVAEVIGFIVNLFLVIPGLPLMIVIAAYLQNGGIAVIIAVIVVTGWAWGARVLRSQTQSLRSRDFVTAAQFSGDGATRIVFREILPNMTSLIVGSFFGAATSAILAEAGLEFLGLGDSSIVSWGTILYWAQNSNALLTGQWILLFAPGLCIALLAMSLTLINFGVDAVSNPRLREGARRKRKEATA
- a CDS encoding ABC transporter permease, translated to MKYLLQKLVLFVLTLWAAVTLNFVLPRLMPGSPTDAALAKLSQNGPVTDATKKAIEAQLGVPSGNLWDQYVSYLHQVVTLDFGTSYTFYPQPVGDLVAQALPYTLVLVGLVTIIAFVLGTLIGVGAAWKRGTWLDSLPTLSGSFMSTFPYFWTALLLLFFLGYVLHWFPTTGAYSATTTPGFSGQFIGDALQHAMLPAITILVTSLGGWIIGMRNAMINTLGDDYVTFAEANGLRGRTVAVRYAARNAILPNLTGFGLALGGVVGGSVLVEQVFGYPGIGYLLFNAVIGQDYPLMQALFLMITVSVLIANFIVDVLYGVLDPRTRR
- a CDS encoding ABC transporter substrate-binding protein, whose translation is MREPAGPQTAAPRAARGTRATGPARPRRRGRLLAALAGIAVVALAASGCSIQVRSQPDPSIGKDTMLINADHGNPLFDRNFNPYISNARTASKWMYEPLIEVNPLDGKGTPWLASSWTQPDARTIDMTIRQGVEWSNGDPFSAKDVVFTFDLLKKFPAMDIKGAWQHIDRIEQDGDHVVFHLKSDDVPSLNIIGATYILGEQHWGKVKDPTTWRDPNPVGTGPFVLGNYTDQQYSMDKNPRYWQADKIAIKHLILPATNTQLDTVTRGYDWAYSFISDVKGTWGAASKTNTWWFPAGGVIGLVPNLTKAPYNDVNVRKGISYALDRQDIAETATEGNLTAAGQTGLILPNQEQYLDPSIPDKGMITQDTKRSLQEFAKSGWTQQGGKLVKDGKQLTITIMTANGYSDWLRAAQQVQRDLTAIGIKVSLQAPQPAGYQANLNNGKFDMAMGGMGNGDVYQAFNSLLSSDFYQPVGKSTVNNFERYRNADTQALLDEYKATTDESRQRAILHQLQNIVYDDVPVIGMYYGGLWGLFNTNKFVGWPSAEDPYMAPQNYDSAPLLIFSKLRLRDSAAGRQILEEQEEAK